ttgatgaaataaatcaagtgTAGATGAATGATAAATGTGACTGACaattttgtgcagcttcattttataaatttaCTTTTGGGCCTTTATCTGTTTATACAGCAACCTTCCCTTCTAGATGTCCACGGGAGGAGTTACAGTTGCtaacatatataatatgaaaCACATTTGCTTAAAATTACATTGTGGTGCATAATAAACCATTGATTCAACACGTAAATGCTGCTTCTGATTTCTGAATAGAGGATTTTACTTTAAGTGTTGACGAGAAGAGTTTTACCTGCTGTTTTCTTGTAAGAATATGAAATAACAAAGTATATTGTAGTTTGATAAGCCAACAAATGTCTCAAATGGCTTTTCATCAAACAACCCAggtcaaaacaacagaaacatctgTATAATATAGTGTAAAAACAACTCTACAACTACTAACTGGtgttattcatgtatttatttgattgtcATCTTctcttattattttaataaagaccAACGTCATCTTCAtaatttgaaattcaaactgAGCTTCACATGATAAACAACAATCCTCATGTGGCTCAGTGACATGTCTCCAAGTGTTGTTGTATTCATCCGGTGAAAAAGCTTTTCAATCACTCGCCTTAACTGGGATGCTCCAGTTTCTCCATTAGCTTAGCCAGCTCGGCTAGCTCAGCATCAGCACCACACTAGATCAGCTGACTAGCAGCTAAGGTCGATAGTTAGCTGCTAACCGAAGCTAACGTTGTTTCATCATTAGATGAGCAGACTACAATCACAAAGTCCGTTGAGCTCAGCGGTGTTAGCCTCGTTAGATATTCAACCACACGTGTCCTTAACGCCAGAgacactttaaataaaaatcaactaTTAGCATTAGCTAGCCGAGCTGTTGTTAATAGCTGCTCCGCTCTTACCTTATAGCAAAACCACCACGACCGCTGCACCACTGACGATTGTCCGATTCCCTGCGTGTTCATACAGTAAAGGAGGAGGTTCATATTTTGGAGAGTCGGGTTTTAAAGCTCCAAGTGAGCCATCGTTGTAGCAGATGTCGGGGCCAGCTGAGCGAGAGGCTGCTAGCTAGCGCTGGTGGAGCAGTGGCGGGGATGAATGAACGAGCAGCTTCCAGCTGGTTCCCTGTTCTCCACACAGGGTGACACCGCCCAGACCCGAGGAGGATGAGGGATTTAACTCATGACCATGCTcatcacacactcacgcacacacacgcacacacacccacacacacgcacgcgcacgcacaaacacacagtacatttaacaaaaaacaaaagcaacgAACATCAAAACCTTCtaattttctaaatattaatgtaaagaacaataaaaaccaaaaaggaGCCAGTGTTCACATTAGCAGACATAAGTTGGTACAatatagatataatatataacacatTATAAATagcttgaaataaaaacaatatagagtataacaaatatatatatacataattaTAAGTGCTCAAGTGTCTCTCCCATTGGTCATTGCTAAAGACAGCATTCAGTTATACTGTTATAATTTATTGTCATGATCTGCTTCACTTATCACTGtcttgctttctttttttctcatgatctcgtttctttttcttttttcacttccaGGTGGATAACAATACTGTGAGAATGATACAGAACTGTGGCTCAGACGGGAACGGCATGGAGCTCCTAACTGGAGACTTCCTACTGAGATTTCCTTATGAGACGCTTTTGTGGAGTTAAGTTTGTCAGCCCTCAGGGGCCCCCTCATGTCCTGGGGCCCCAAGCAGTTGCCTGCCTTGCCTGTTCGCAAGCGGAGCCTCTGGAAGTTATTTAATCGGGTTAGGGtagcagcagctctctctctcccttcaggAGCTGCTGATCTGTCCCTAATGCTCTGCACCATTAGCTGCACACACCTCATCCCAATCCTTTTTGCCCCATTAAGACCAGGCTCTGGTCCCCAAGAGATCTACTGTTTCTTAGAAGGTTAATGTCCATGCTGGAAAAGCTCCTAGTAAGAAttagtacaaacacacacacactggtgtggAAGCTATGGCTGCTGTGGTAATGAAGATTGAACTAAACAGAGTCACAGCTTGTTAACTACCAACATTATGATAAACACCAAATAGAAAAGTTATCTTATGTAGTTTCATTTGGTTGTCCTGTCTTTTTCTTCTATTCATCCACCAGAGACGTTcagtctttgtgtctttgtcctgCAGGATTTAATTTTCTTCTTAAAGTTTGAGGTCTATTCACATTCAATCATAACACTGATCCAAATGACTGTACTGGCACATGTTTGAGATTCATGCTCAATCCAATGCCTGTGCATTGACTGAGTGTTTAGCAGCGGCAACACGTGACCAAGAGAAAGCTGCTGTGTGGAGTTTAAGGTAAATATTATTACCCTGTGACAATGGGGTAACCAGAGACAGTAAGGAGACGTCTCCAGACCTCATCTACGTGTTTATTGACGATACAGGAATAACAGTCAGAAGATTGGTTGAATAATTCTCTCATGAATCATTTGaacttttaaaacactttattacAAACTGGgtaaaactttttaaataaaggctaacacacatttctatagtataataaaatgacataaaccTGAGCATAAACATGGTCATCATAATACTTCAGATAACAGTAGTCTGTACAATTCTTTGGACATTGTGCTTCAGATTCCAAGAGTTTCATGGTTCTCCCACAGCCAGGCGTGATATTTGTTTAACATGTGATCTTTAGGTGTcaccttgaaataaaaaaacaaaaaaacagagattctattaataaatattaatggaATCCACAGAGAGTATAATTGTTAGGATTATTCTCACCTGTCTCCACTCTCCCACACAGAAGATCCTGTAGGAGTCGTTGCCGTACTTCCCGATACCGTGCAGCTCGATGGGGTAACGCCACTGTTTAGTTAGATATTCATCTGCACAGGAGAAAATGGATTGTGGGATTTCTCTGGCCACTGGTATTTCCTCATATATCTTGGGCTAAAACCATACAAATCTGCTGATAAGACACATTAACACTACAATAATACACTCAAACATAGTTCATGTGTAACCATTAGTGGACAAGCACATTCACCTGAGAAGCGGATGAGTGCTTTGGATCTAAGCTCATAGAGGCCGAGTGGCTTTATAAGTTCAGACATCGGCTTCCAGTCGGCCTCCCGGGTCACCTCTGCTGATGGGTAACGCTCAAAGAACTGCCACAGAGCTGGAATAGCCATCTTGCCTggaggattaaaaaaaagtaaaataccaCACTTAGGTACAGGTTGGTTTGCCATCCAgtgtgttgaaatgtgtgtaAGAAGGATCTTACCACTGGTCTTGTTTAGAAAGATGGTGGCAACCAGGAGCTTCCAGGGATCATGGAAAAGGGTTTCCTGAACAAGGTTGAATGGAGAACGAGGCGGTGTCCATTTCTTAAAGGCTTTCCTCCTGGGAGGACTGAGTCCTGAGTACGGATAGAGAACAAACATGATTTAATTTCATAAATGTCAACGTTTAGTcccacatataaatataaacaagcGTCCTCTTTGCTTCTtgtatgaaaataatcattaaaatgttACCATCTTTCAAGGATTTTCTGCTGAAATAAGGGCTTGTTTTCCGTTTGTCTTCTGAGCTTTTGGACTCTAGGCAGACAGAAAACAattatgtgtatatattatacatGCACAGCATATACATGAAGAACACACATCGGCAATGGTACATACATTCAAACATATCAAATTGCAAAGTAAACAGAGGACACAAAGACAGATTCATCACAGATTGTACTTACTATTCTGGGAATCTCTCACTGGTGTAGAGCTGACATCACTGTCGGGTAACAACACCTCCTCTTCAACATCCTGATGACTGTCAGCATCAATCTCCAGTTCAGAATTAGGCTTTTTCTCGCCTTTGCTGTGAATCTGCAtctcttcttcacctctttcctcctctctctcattctcgCTCTCAGTGGCCGGTTCAACAGTCACTGTCGGGACAGAAGGCTGCGAGTCTTCCTGTTCGTCCACTTGAACACTGGAAGTGATTTTCTGTTTGCTAGATGGAGCCAGTCGGAGTAGCTTCTCTCTCAGCCCGACTATCTGAGGACTCCCCTGCATAATAACATCTTCCACTATTACTGAAGGTGCAGCTTGGATGCAGCACTCCACAGTCTCCtcagttttatttctacacaCTTCTGGTAAAATGTCAGTATTAATATGGTTAAAGTCATCTGAACTCCTTACATTGTCTTCTTTAGTACTTCTGCAGGGGGAGGTGGCTCTTTTAGATTTATTCGGAGGTGGATTCAGAATTTCCACTGCATCTTGCGTTGTCTCcttctgttttgtctttctcctcctcggTTTAATTTGGGTGGGGAATATTATTTGTGAAGCTGTGATGACATCACCTTTGGATGTGGTGAAATCAAAGACGTTGATGTCCAAGCTCCCGTCTTCATTTTGTAGGAGGAAAGCGTGCAGGGATGACTTTGACCGGAACTTCTGCCCCTGGGGACTTAAACAACAATAAGATCGATTAGACTCTGCTCTCATTACATCTGCAATGCACATCCAGCCCTGTAAGTACTTTACTTAGGTACTTTTGAGGTTAAGATTTATATCCATCATGCAGTATAATCAGAGCTCTGATATCAACATCATGGGGTCAGTCAGGGATCACGTGAAGAGACTACCAAACCTGCCAAGTACCCAGAATAGCTTTATACAAGTGTAACTAGGAGAATCGGTGCTGCTCACCCCAAATACTCATTAGATTTGagagttttttctgtttgattacATACAAAGAGgataacaagaaaacaaattcacCTTATTATGTAGACGTCCAGTTTGCCTGCTGTCTTGcctgctctcctctgcctcacctCCCTGATCCAGCCAGGGGGCATTGTGGAAATGTGGCACGAATCATCTCTGTCCTTGTGACTTTGGTTATCCATGTCGCCACTGGTCTCCAGCTGGATGCATTTAGAaaggtgtgttgttgtttctgacCCGAATGAGGGAGGGGTGAGATGACAACCTGGAATTATttaccacaacaacacaaatatgacATTTCTACACAGTGCAGTGTTACATAAAGTAGACAAGTACCTCCAGAGTATATCATAGATGCATCTTCTCACAGATGTGCAGGGCAGATGTGGagtccggtgtgtgtgtgtggtctgattCCTCTGTGGCGCAGTGCACGTCCACTTTCTGCAAACTCGTAACGTCTTTGCGTTGCACACAGGAAGCAGCGAGCAGATCCGAGCGACGTTGCCAGGTTGGTCGATTTTCCGTCACATTCTCGtaattttgtctttaattaTCATAATTTATCCAAATATGAACACACAGAACATATTTTTCAGATTCAGTGGAACTTTCTTACACTTTGAAGTGCCTATCAAACATATAGAAGTCCAAAACCCCCGCTGTGAAACCATTCGATCCTTATGCAGAAATAAACTGAGAATTGTGATGGTTTTTTCAAGTTTCCTTCAGTGTTTGAGTAATCCGCTGATAGTAACTCTACATCCAGTAGTACACAGCAAACAGGAACTGTTAACAGCGAATTCGGCCTATTTTATTCGGTTTATTTCCCATAACATGAAGCGGGTTAGGATTAAAATTGAGGGTTGAGCTACTTCTTATCTTTCAAACCTGGCAACGCAGGACCCGAGTCTGCGCAGTGCGAGCGGGTCATGAAAACAGGGCTGAGCGTGAAGAACCGACGGTAAACCGACAACAACCTGTTGATAGAAGACCCCGGTGTTGTGTCGGTTAGCGGTGGAGATGAGGGCTGTTCTAGCCTGGAAGGAAACTATTCGTGATCAATGGTGAGAGCTTCTAACGGAGGTCACGCTCTCGACCCGCCGCCGGTGATGGGACGCGTCGCTATGTGGTTAGCAACGGTGGTTGCTATGTAAACCAGTGTTAGCAAGCTAGCTAGCAGTAGCCCCTGAGTAACTTGAAAACCGTCGACAGTGACAGTGATGCCGGAGTCGTTAtgtatttcctttttctgttagttttaatgcaaaatatgtatCCTATCTATACTGTATAACgataactttattttgaaatggaaTGTAACGTTAGGTTGGAGCTAACGCTAATGTTAAGCTAGCTACTGCTCGTTAACAGTTCCAGGTGGTTGCTGCACACCTTGGGTCCATGTGAATTATTTGGGTAAAGTCATATTAACCTCTGTCAGTCAAGGATCAAAGTGACAACTTCATCAATTAATTCTATGCGTTAGAAAACAATGATATAGTGCTATGACAGCAACTAAAGAtagatgttttttgtctttcccTTAAAAGGGCCATTAAACAATTACTACActataaattaataaatcataaCTCAGTAAGTTGACAATATTTCCTTTCATACTTCTATTTGAACCCTCAAGCTTATTTTCAGATTTGATTATTATCTATTTAAATAATTCCTTCAGTTCTGTCCAAATGACTTGGAAACCTCTAGCAAGATGCCattgatttaatattaaaacacactgcAATGCACTTAACAGTGTTAATTAAACAGTAACTGTGACATTGCAAAAGGACCTCATTTCCCCTTTGCCAAAACATGACTTCAGTGATGAATAGATCAGGAAAATTATTGTTGATCAACTAATCAATTGATTGATAAACTTCCTCAGCACAAATCCATTATTCTTTCTTTTGCAGCGTTTATGACCTTGCCTTCAAACCAGATGGCAGCCAAATCATCATTGCAGCAGGGCTGCGTGTCCTTGTAAGGCTTCCCTGTTTCCTTTGAGCATAGAAGTCCCTTATCTTAAGACTATATCCAacgtattgtttttatttttgcaggttTATGATGCAGATGGAGCAATTATCCAGCCTTTGAAAGGACACAAAGACATAGTGTACTGTGTGGCCTATGCCAAAGATGGTACTCAACGGGCtttacatttatacacattCTCCTTCACTAGTCATCACTGTAATCTTACCTGTTACTGTATTCTTCCCCAGGTAAAAGGTTTGCCTCTGGGTCAGCAGACAAAAGCATTATCATATGGACATCTAAACTGGAGGGTATTTTAAAATACACGTAAGTAtgactttttatattattgCAATTCTGTAGTGTGTATTCCTCCAACACTCACTTTATTTGTTCATGT
The sequence above is drawn from the Hippoglossus hippoglossus isolate fHipHip1 chromosome 7, fHipHip1.pri, whole genome shotgun sequence genome and encodes:
- the mbd4 gene encoding methyl-CpG-binding domain protein 4, with the protein product MIYSGETTTHLSKCIQLETSGDMDNQSHKDRDDSCHISTMPPGWIREVRQRRAGKTAGKLDVYIISPQGQKFRSKSSLHAFLLQNEDGSLDINVFDFTTSKGDVITASQIIFPTQIKPRRRKTKQKETTQDAVEILNPPPNKSKRATSPCRSTKEDNVRSSDDFNHINTDILPEVCRNKTEETVECCIQAAPSVIVEDVIMQGSPQIVGLREKLLRLAPSSKQKITSSVQVDEQEDSQPSVPTVTVEPATESENEREEERGEEEMQIHSKGEKKPNSELEIDADSHQDVEEEVLLPDSDVSSTPVRDSQNKSKSSEDKRKTSPYFSRKSLKDGLSPPRRKAFKKWTPPRSPFNLVQETLFHDPWKLLVATIFLNKTSGKMAIPALWQFFERYPSAEVTREADWKPMSELIKPLGLYELRSKALIRFSDEYLTKQWRYPIELHGIGKYGNDSYRIFCVGEWRQVTPKDHMLNKYHAWLWENHETLGI